A window of Ktedonobacterales bacterium genomic DNA:
TGGTGAGAAAATGGTCTGCCCCCGCGATGATTTCAAGGCGCTTGGGTTCAGGGATCGCCGCGAAACTGGCCCGCAGCTGGGCTTCTGGCGCATACTGATCGAGCGAACCTTGCACGATCAGTTTGGGTTTGGCGCAGTTCGCCAGCGTATCAACAAGCAGCGACGCGGCAGGCACGCCGACACCCACCATCTGGCGCACGCGCTCGTCGGCGCAGGCCACGCGCAGCCCGGTCCACGCGCCAAACGAGAAGCCCGCCACGCAGAGCGCCACGTCGGGAAAGAGCCGCTGAGCTTCATCCAATGCCGAACGCACATCGTCTTGCTCGCCGCGCCCCTCATCATAGGTTCCGGTACTCAGGCCCACGCCGCGAAAATTAAAGCGCAGCGTGGGGATGCCCACCTCGTTGAGCGCCGTCGCCAGTCGAAACACCGTCTTGTTGTGCATCGTCCCCCCAAACAGCGGATGGGGATGGCAGACCACCGCCGCCAGGCGCGGCGTATCCTCTGCTTCCTCTGGCAGCCGCAGCAGCCCTTCCAATCGCCCATGCGAGGCGGGAATATCAATATGCTTCAACTGTGCCATAATCGCCCTCCATAGGCTCAGTATATGCGCCGGAGCGATGCCGTGTCCATACGTTTTGTGAATCAGACCACACTTCTGATGCCAACTGGCTCGCAGTTGACACCGCAGCCCCTGGCCTATACTGCCAGCAGCAGGCAATGCTCCAATCTGCCAGAGTGGTGAATTGTTCCTGCTTGTAGTACACTATAGACAGCAGAGTTTCTCTGGCCCTGACAGCGGGTGAAGCTGGCGCAATTATCTGGCATATTACCTGGCGAAATTATCTGGTAAGGGGGGTCAAAATGCCGCAGTGTTACCGATGTGAGTCAAGCGTCTATTCCACTGACCGATTTTGCATGGAATGTGGAACAGAAAACCCGGCGCATCCTCCTTCCACCCCAGGAGCCAATCCATCGTTTGCGCCCGTTGCTGTCGCTCGTAACCCGATGTCCGCCCAGCCTGTGACGCCTTCCGGCCCTCCTGCCGATGCGTCTATCTGGCAAAACCAGACCCTCCTCACTGACCCCAGATCAGCCCAGGGGAACGGGCCAGCAAACGCAGACGACACGATTGCCTGCCCGAACTGCGCCGCCAGATTGCCACGCGGCGCGCGCTTTTGCGGAGATTGCGGCATCCGCCTGTCAGATACTTCAGCCGCCGTCCAGACACCCGCTCGCTCGACTCGTGTCGCCACAGCAGCCTTGCCCGATCCCATTCCACCCTTGAGCGCCAGCCAGGGGCCAAAGCCAGCCTCTGGCCCGGCGCAACCAGTCCTCCCGCCATTTCGCGCTTCCACCTGGGCCGCACAGCCTCCGCCCAGCGTAGAGATACCCGACGAGACCCTGACGCCCCTGTCGAACGCGCAAGACGCGCCGCCTGCCTCTGTGGCAGCGCCCGCGTGGGCGAATCCGCCCGCGCAAGCGCCCTGGGGTGCGCAGCCGCAGGCGCCCTGGCAGCCAGGACTGCCACAGGGGACCAGCAACGCCAGCTCGTTCCAACCGCCAGGCGCGTTCCCTCAGCCGCCTGTGGGCGCAGCGCCGTTTCAGGGGCCATTTCCCCCGCAGCCAGCCGCCAGGAGCGCCAACTCTTCTCAAGCGTTTTACCAGGCAATGGCCGCCATTCCGCCCATCCAAAGCGCGCCCAGGAAGAAACGCTTGCCGCGCGGCCAGGTCATCACCATGATGATCGCTGCCATCGTAACGGCGCTGGCGGCCTCTGGTGGCCTGATCCTGCTCCTCCTGTCCAACAAGTGAGCGGGCGCTGCATCCGTATCAAACTGTAGGAAATTAAAGATTCACCGCTTGCGTGCTATGAATTTTTATGGTACACTTGCTGCGGGCCTGGAGATGGCTTGGAACATTGAACCTGTAAGAAAACTGCGTTTTGCAAGGAAAGGCAAGGTCGTAGCTCATGATGCAAAGGAGCCGATTCGCTCGTATCCGAAACCTGCTGGCTGTCGTAATAGCTGCCCTGTTGCTGACTATCGGTCTGGCAGGAGTGGCGCAGGCGACATCTTCGCCACCCATCCCTGTAGCAATCCCCGCGCATCTCTCCTATGTGAGCGCCAATCCCCCCGCCAATACCGACTCTCCGGGCATTCCTAACCAGCTTCCCTACAACCCTAACGCGATCCCCGTCTATCCTTCACAAGAAGGCGCCGCTCCCTTTAGCAGTGGAGGGGGATGTCTCTACGATGTCTACAACCCTCCTCCTTTGGAGGATGAGCCGTGCATCAGTGTCAACCCCTCGCGCCAGGTTGTGCCGGATGACTACCTTTTTGCGGATGCCCCTTCAGGTTGGGGAGGCTGTACGGTTAAAGTTCAGTTGCTCGACGCGACTACCAACCACCTTTACAACGCCCCGTTACAGAACTGCGGTACTAAGCCTGGCGGACACTATTATGGCCCTATCATAACAGTCATTACGGGCCACCACTACTACACAGAGGTGAGTTGGGATGTCGTTTATAATGGAAAACACTACTACAACCCGGTAGCAGATCAAAGCCTGCTCCAAATCGGGTAGCGTCTACCGCCTTGCTAACCTGTGGCGCGCAATAGACAAGCCTTCTCATTTCACGAAAGGTACCAGGCAAGCAAGCCTCCTGAACCGCTGGCCCTCAGATAGACCCAATTCAGGAGGCTTGCTCTATCCCCAACTGCCCTGTCGGCACTGCATCCCACCTGCTGAGCAATAACCAGAGAGGGAGCGCGGCGCGATTTGCCAGGAGTCCACAGGCAGATCATCCCAGCCCAGCGCATCAAGGATTGACATCTGGCTTGATGCAGCGACGCGCGAGTGCTACAGTTAAAGCACTGGCGGAGGCATTGTCGCCCCATCCTTCACGCTTTCGATTCTGAAAGGAAGATACTCATGCCTGAAGAGACGACTCGCGGCGCAGGCGCAGCGGAGCAGCCGCGCACGGTTCGCGCGCCGCGCGGAAACACGCTCTCCTGCAAAGGCTGGAGCCAGGAAGCCGCCCTGCGCATGCTGATGAATAATCTCGACCCAGAGGTCGCCGAACGCCCCCAGGATTTGGTCGTCTATGGCGGCTCCGGCAAGGCTGCCCGCAACTGGGCCTGTTTCGACGCGATGGTGCGCTCGCTGCGCAGCCTGGAAAGCGACGAAACGCTGCTCGTCCAATCGGGCAAGCCCGTGGGCATCTTCCGCACCCATCCCTACTCCCCTCGCGTGCTGATTGCCAACTCCAATCTGGTGCCGCATTGGGGCAACTGGGACGAGTTTCGCCGCCTGGAAGCACTGGGGCTGACGATGTACGGCCAGATGACCGCTGGCTCGTGGATATATATCGGCTCGCAAGGCATCGTGCAGGGTACCTACGAAACCTTTGCCGAAGCCGCCCGCCAGCACTTCGGCGGCACGCTCAAAGGACGCTTTGTACTGACCGCCGGACTGGGCGGCATGGGTGGCGCGCAGCCACTCGCCATCACCATGAACGAGGGCGTCTGCCTGGCTGTCGAGGTGGACCCGCAGCATATCCAGCGGCGGCTGGCAACTGGCTACTGTGACGAGATGCTCACCGATCTGGACGCCGCGCTCGCGCGCGTGGACGAACTGACCGGGCGCGGCGAGGCACGCTCCATTGGGCTGGTCGGCAACGCGGCGGAAATCTATCCTGAACTGGCGCGGCGCGGCATCACGCCCGATCTGGTGACGGACCAGACCAGCGCCCACGACATCCTCAATGGCTATATTCCGGCAGGGCTGAGTGTCGAGCAGGCGGCAGAACTGCGCCAGAGCGATCCCGATGAGTACCAGCGCCGCTCGCTGGAATCAATAAACAAGCATGTATTGGCAATGCTGGACTTGCAGGAATCGGGCGCGGTGGTCTTTGACTACGGCAACAATATTCGCGGGCAGGCGCTGCTGGCGGGCAACGTTCACGCGCTCGATTTCCCCGGCTTCGTGCCTGCCTTCATTCGCCCGCTCTTTTGTCGAGGCAAGGGACCGTTCCGCTGGGCCGCGCTGTCGGGCGACCCCGCAGACATCCGGCGCACCGATCAACTCGTCCTCAAGCTCTTCCCCGAAAATGAAGGGCTGGCCCGCTGGATTCGCCTGGCAGGCGAAAAAATACACTTCCAGGGGCTGCCCGCGCGCATCTGCTGGCTGGGCTATGGGGAGCGCGCCCGGCTGGGCCTGGCCTTCAACGAACTGGTGCGCCAGGGCGAACTGAAAGCGCCCATCGTGATTGGCCGCGACCACCTGGACAGCGGCTCCGTCGCTTCGCCCTACCGCGAAACCGAGCGCATGCGCGACGGCTCCGACGCCATCGCCGACTGGCCTCTCCTGAACGCTTTGCTCAACACGGCTTCGGGGGCTTCGTGGGTTTCGATACATCACGGCGGCGGCGTCGGCATTGGCTATTCGCTGCACGCGGGGATGGTCGTCGTCGCCGATGGCACACCCGACGCAGCCAACCGGCTGAACCGCGTGCTGACTAACGACCCCGGTACCGGCGTGATGCGCCATGTAGACGCGGGCTATCCTGAAGCCATTGACTTTGCGCGCGAGCAAGGCATCCAGATTCCTATGCTCAACCAGGAGGGTTAGATGTCCTTCCAGAGCATAGCCTGACTGAAGCGCGCGAGATGCCCAACATTCGTGGTAGCGATGATGACCTCATCTTCTGGATTGCTGATAAGAGCAGCCTGAGCGCAGAGAATCATATCAGGCTTTGGTCGTGGGTGTACGATCATGCCAAGCGGGCCGGTATCCAACAAAACAACCTTACTCATCAAAGAGGCTCCGAGCGGAGGGACGATCCCGCTCTAGAGCAGCTTTCAGCTTAGGCCAGGTAGCTTCGTCGTAACCAGACTCATCCATGAGCCATTCATCCAGCAGATGGAGAAGACGCTCAGCAGTGGTGTCAGAAGCGCGTAGTTTCTGGATGGTCCTTTGTAGCTCCTCATGTGCCTGCTTAATGGCTTCGGGCGATTCATGTTCTTCTGAGAATTGGCTGGAGGAAGCACTGGCCTCTTGACTTTTTTGTACCATATTCATCCTCCTGGCGAAGTGATGTGCTGTTCTTCTGCTTCTATCCTACCACAT
This region includes:
- a CDS encoding alpha/beta fold hydrolase, producing MAQLKHIDIPASHGRLEGLLRLPEEAEDTPRLAAVVCHPHPLFGGTMHNKTVFRLATALNEVGIPTLRFNFRGVGLSTGTYDEGRGEQDDVRSALDEAQRLFPDVALCVAGFSFGAWTGLRVACADERVRQMVGVGVPAASLLVDTLANCAKPKLIVQGSLDQYAPEAQLRASFAAIPEPKRLEIIAGADHFLTNHLEELAQAVTRYFRPD
- the hutU gene encoding urocanate hydratase, whose translation is MPEETTRGAGAAEQPRTVRAPRGNTLSCKGWSQEAALRMLMNNLDPEVAERPQDLVVYGGSGKAARNWACFDAMVRSLRSLESDETLLVQSGKPVGIFRTHPYSPRVLIANSNLVPHWGNWDEFRRLEALGLTMYGQMTAGSWIYIGSQGIVQGTYETFAEAARQHFGGTLKGRFVLTAGLGGMGGAQPLAITMNEGVCLAVEVDPQHIQRRLATGYCDEMLTDLDAALARVDELTGRGEARSIGLVGNAAEIYPELARRGITPDLVTDQTSAHDILNGYIPAGLSVEQAAELRQSDPDEYQRRSLESINKHVLAMLDLQESGAVVFDYGNNIRGQALLAGNVHALDFPGFVPAFIRPLFCRGKGPFRWAALSGDPADIRRTDQLVLKLFPENEGLARWIRLAGEKIHFQGLPARICWLGYGERARLGLAFNELVRQGELKAPIVIGRDHLDSGSVASPYRETERMRDGSDAIADWPLLNALLNTASGASWVSIHHGGGVGIGYSLHAGMVVVADGTPDAANRLNRVLTNDPGTGVMRHVDAGYPEAIDFAREQGIQIPMLNQEG